The segment atgtagagatttttgttactgttaactgcgggaCGGGGCGGAACGATGGTCACCATTCGAAGTCTTAGTCAATATAGTGCCTTTGCTGGACCCATGATGTTGATTTTGAGACAACGTGCGTCGTAAGACAATGGGACCGTAACGgctattttgtatatttacatTCACGAATACAAGTGTCCTTAGATCAGAAAGACATAATCATGACACATAAAGTTAATATTAACGTATTACAAAAGTTAGAAAGAACATAATTTTTTAGAACATATGATATTTCTTGAAATAGACTAAAACAATCTAAATTAACTAGAAACAGATTTAATACTACTAGTAAATTTggattaaaacataaattaattataacataaaTTAGTTATAACAATATAGTAGTAGTTCAATATAAATACTGttgaacaaaaatataattaataaataaaacgtTGATAAATCgtttatttacatttaattctaatttaaaataaatatcaatctaACACTACTAAAAGCAGAATAAACAGAGCACACAGCATGCCACGTAGGATTTTTTATTCAGTCCAATCAGGTTCATTTGTTTATACACGTCATACTTACCGTTTTCTTTTGCCTAAAGTCGAGTAAAAATTTCGTGGGCTTCCTGATTAAGCTTTGGGCTTTATGGAATTGCGACTCGGGCTTCGGGGTGCGACAAGAATCATTTAGTTGACCCGACCTCCGAAGATGACGATCCTCCTCACCCTTACCCCTTCGTTTTCTCCGAACGAAGAGAAAAGAACCGTAGACTCCATCGATTCAATCCTACGCAATCAATTGTTTCGTTCCGATCAATCAATACGCCCATTATGATTCCGTCAGATCGACTGGAGAATCTGTTCCACCAGTGAAACTGTTTTCAGCGAGGTTAAGCCTCACGAGGTTAGTGAAACTGAACAAGCTCTCGGGTATTTGCCGGAGAATCTGTTTCCTTGCAGGTAGAGGTGACGGAGATCGGAGGAGGTGGTTAGATCGAGAGTGAGAGAGCCGGCGAGGGCGTTGAGACGGAGGCTCAGTGTTCGGAGACGAGTTAAGTTTCTGAAAACACCGTTCGGGATGGTGCCGGAGAGAGAGACGCCGGGGAGACGGAGGGCGGTGACTCTGTTGTTGTCGCATTTTACGCCGGCCCAGTTGCACGGCGAGGTGTGTCTGATGTCCCAGCAGAATGTGCGGCCGCCGACGGAGGAACGGAGAGAGAGAAGAGCGGCTCTATCGGCGTTGAGGTCTTGGGTTgaagggagagggagagagagtagGAGGGTTGTGAGGAGAACAGAGAGAATCGTCATGGAGGAGTTGGGGAAGACTCACGTTGTGCGATGATTCatagaaggagaaggagagagagagagagagacggtagaagaaagagaaggctcTTTTGCAGAGCTGTGGTTATAGAGACTGAAGTGAAAGCATTCAACAGCCTAATCCTAGATGTAACAAACGCTGCTGCAGAATGAAAATGGAATCATGTAGGTTGGTTCTGCTGGCTCTGCTGCTGCTCCACGCACCCTCTCCTCTGATGCGCCTGTGCTCGCTTCAGAGCCGCGACCAAAGCGTTGGAGAGCGAAGGCTGGGTCTGAAACAGAGGGTTTGGATTCGTGGGAAGCCTGTTGAGAGCAACGTTGAAACAGAGCTCGAGAGCTCGGCAATGGAGAGAAGGATGAGCCATTTGTCGACCGAGGGATGTGAAAGGATGAGACTTTAGACATGCCCGTCGGAAAAGATtggatttgttttgttttttatttttgtttttttgtcttCACTGATCCCAGAGTTGCTGAGAGAGTCTTATTGCTTCTATACGTAattgatattaaattttaagttttcatcAAATTTCTTTTGAGCCAATATTTCATTGCTTCAGTATCAATCTGCTTCTTACAATAATTCATTGTTTGGAACAGAGGTTACTGCTCTTCCAGGTAAAGCTATTCGTTTAATCATTCCTATTTTTGACTATGTCTTCTAAATATTTATGCTGATCTTTGTCAAAAGTTTTTGTATTCTAGACAGATATAATAAAGAGAATCGTTGTTATTTCATGGTGCTTAATCTAACTCAGCTGCTTTCTTGAAATCTCATTGGTCTGATTTACTCACAAGTATAAGGTTTACTCGCTAAACAGGTAAACAGTATATGATATGGGAAGGAGAAGCAGATTCAAGCAGTTATTATTAAGGAAGACACTGATCCTCAACTAATAATTTCTACAAGAACATGTATTACTTTGCATATTGAGTTCTTTATGCTTTGGTATTTCTTTTGTAGCTCAGTTCAAGTATTTGTTCTGTCATTAAAACCCTTCATCTAAAACTACCTCTTTTTCTTAGGAGAGGTGAACCAGCATGAAAAGGGATTTGCAGGACCAGAGCGAATTCAGAAGCTCGTGAAAAACTATTATCAGTTTGTTTCTCTCACTATATACACGTGGCAGGAAAAAAGGATACACAAAACAGGTATGATCAACATGATGACAAATATCTGAACTTAATCATGGCGTAAATGCCCCAATGCTCTGCCTGCAAGGGAAAAATGTTCTATGTAGTTGAGTTACATGTCAGAAAACATCTAAGATTCTTATTTGGATGCTTGGTTCTCTCTTATACAGGTTGAAGTTGATGATGATTCAGCTGTGCCGGAAAAATGAGATGAGCAAGATGACCAAACTGAGGTATACCTTCTTCTCTTATCATGTTCTGATAATTATATTGATAAGCATCAGAGAAATATATTGATCCGAATCAGGGAATAGCTAGATGTTCAAGTATCGTTGCTCACTACTTTTTAACGTGTAACCGAGAAAAAAAAGACCAAGAAGGTCGTTGAGAAATACTGGGAGTGGGAGCTTGCTAATGAGACGCAACCAATTTGGGTAAGGATTTAGGACTGCTCTATGTATCTCATGTGCGCTAAGAATCGAAATTATGGAACCAATTAAAGAGTTTATTTCTATTTGTTGCAGCTCCATAACTATAAAGAGGTGACAACAGTGGAGTACAATGAGTTTTACAGAATAACTTTCAACAAGTATTTGGACTCATTGGCATCACCCCACTTCTTAATAGAGGTACGTTGGAGGGAAGacatctgttggaatagtataTATCCATGAAACAATCCAAGCAGGTTATGATTTGTATCTGTTAAAAAGTGGTGACACAATGTTGATCCACTAATGATATATTGTTCTTAAACTGTTACTTTTAATTCTCTTATTGTAGCGTGAGGTCGAGTTTTGATCCATGGGGAAGGATGATGTGGTTAATTAAAAGACAAAGAACATATGTTTATGTAAACGAGTTTTCAAAGTTATTTTGACGGGAAGCTGGTGAGAGAAGTATCTCTTGGTGTGGcatttcaagagatttgtttttctattttgtATTGCTATCCGCTTTTGTGGTGCTTTGTGAACAGATTCCTCAGTATTTGAGCTTTATTGAGGGTGTTTGTGGACTCACACGATCTTCCATTAACGTGTAACATGAGATTCTTCAAGAAAGTCACACTGTAAGTgttaatatcaatttttttatgtgAAGCCCTCGAGATATTTGTTATGTTCTTTTTTTGAAGTGCCATATTCTTAAGCTTACAATTTTGAATTATGTCTCAGAGGTGCAGATCATGAAGAAACGTCTGGTGGAGAAAGATTCTGGTATGATTTTGAGAATTTACCTGAGTGTAAATAGAGAAGTATGCTTCAaaattttgacaatattttctctctcttttttgccATGTTACAAGTCCCTGATATGTTCTTTGATGATTTTCCTGACGAATGAGAATGACAATGTTAAACTTTTTACTTACAAAGGACTATAATGGTCCATATCCAGCTCTAATTTAGTAATTTTACAGTTGAGTTATATATTGGCTAACAAATTTTAGcataaagaaaaggaaatataCGTAGATGTTGTATATGTAATAGCTAGCATGGGAAACAAATGAGATATGTGATCTATTATGTTGATCATTTGTAATAGCTTTTATAAATATCCAACTTTtgtgctcatattttttttgctgggcaaattattttttccagCAGTTTATATCAGGAGTCCGCTATTGCCATGCAGTAAGAAATGactacaaattttttttaactctcaGCAGACTTACTGAAGCTTTGTTTATCATTAATTTTGTCACATTATTTTCCTTATATAGTAAATACGACACAGAGTTAGAGAAAATTGGAAATATATCACTTTTTTATAATGAGGTTTGGATGCAATCATATATGGCTCGGCTTTCCGTTTTGGTGCAAAGAAGATTTTGTTTAGGATAAGGTTAATTTAGGTTTAGTTACAAAGTGGATGATGATTTAAAATCCTAGAAACTCGGAATGACTCATACCAAATATTATTCCaggtattatatattttttcagtaTTTTACTATTAATATTGATTAGCATGTATTTTTCTTTCCTTTAATGGGGGTTCAATAGGAGAATACATGTATCAGAAATACACCAATAACCAACAGTCATTAGTACATAATGTTGATTAACATTATATTATTAGTATCTAATATCTACAATGCCCTCTATCTCCATTTTTAGAACAtcgatgataaaaaaataagaacctCATGAAcgctaataatattttaaaaaataatacttcGCAGAGAACGACATAGAGAAAAAGTGTTTGATTGACTGTggttttaattgtttttctttaggATGTATGTTGTAAGCTTTTCTACTGTAATTATAGATTCTATCGATGTAGACTTATATTAATAACTTTcaaaaacattataaaattttagaaaaattgacttgaaaaactaatatattattaatttaaattttaagttgtagctttaaattattttcttaaagcatgattggtaaattAAAGgagttgtgaaaaaaaaaactgtggaAAGCACACAGATCACTTACCAACCATCTcacaaaatcattttatttttactaataaGCAATTACATGTTTACCTTTTATCAAGGTATttgcaaaaaatatatattatatccaccatttttgaaattagaaaaaaaattcaacagttttatttttcatgtatacTTCTAGaaaatttggtgtttttttttggtcaaagaaaATTTGGTTTTATTGGTAAGAACTTAAACTCTTAGCCACTAATTATACAAATACGAATCAGAAAAATAGAATGAGCAAAAGAGTTAAGAAATCAAACAATTAAATAATAAgatttataacatattttctactataataatattttaaataatgtaatgtgtatttttatcatttttttttttgcattctaATAAGTTTCActtcattttaataatttatatttgtgaaaaatatatattacatatttaaatataaataacttaatattttaaaataaagtaaaaatttataaaaataaacccgggcgtagcccgggaaaaGCTCTAGTTTTTATAAATGGGCGAATTGTAGGTATGTGGAGCAGAACTGGGATTTCATCTCACTTTGCTTACTCCTTGTTTGAACatttatttttcaaacaaaattcactttttttttttgaaacaccaaACAATATTGACTCACCATTATCGGTGGAAGGGATGAAGGgttctaaaaataatatatatatttacatattagtattctaatcatataattatatatttattttttataactcTTGATAAATTAACAAGGTGACATTTGTTGCCTTTGTTTCTTAACTGGTTCTAAAAAGTTATATTTCAGAACTTTTACTAATTCTctattaagggatatgtatcccacattggaaaatcaatgggacattaagtaatatataaagggttagggtcAATCCATTAATTgtcaattggttttgagttggaagcccataataaacccgaatctaatatggtatcagagcccagatcctaataaagttaaacccctaattaatattaaccctACCCGACCGGGTATTATAGGTCGTAATTGACTCGCTCGACCGAGTATAACTGTCTTAAAAAAGTTTCCGAGATTTATGGCCgataagagccatcatctcgaggaggggtattaagggatatgtatcccacattggaaaatcaatgggacattaagtaatatataaagggttagggtcaatccactaattgccaattggttttgagttggaagcctataataaacccgaatctaacattCTCTTTcctaattttatgattttatcctttctttgaaaaaaaatttgagaacTCTTCCTAATACTATTGTTGAAGATGCTCTTACATGATATGTTTGaaaccaaatatttttctatttctcTTATTACACATCTATCTTTCAGGATTTCATGGCAGTTGTACTTAAAGTTTCTTGTAAAATTCTTTGTCCTGATTTTGTAAGAATTTTAAGAATTTGAGACATGTTCATCCATGTGGGGATTAGTCATTAGTGGAGCTAGCTAATGAGTCTTTTCTGACCATGTTATTATACGCGGATTGGAACTAACATATATCCACTTTTAGTGGTTAACTGACAATAATTGGtatttgtattttgtatttttatgttttaatctcctactctaaaattaaaatatctaaaagaaaaaaacaatacaagGAGACCGCCGAAAACAATAAAATTCTAAagcaaatttaaatttttagttcGGCGACATTAAAATCCAAAAGACATTCTTGTGTGTTTTTGTATTTTCTGtctatttatataaatagaaaaaaaatcaaacggATATAGTCGAGAGaccaaacaaaatataaaaaaaggaatcaAACTTTAGTCTCCATTTTAGTCTTTTGACTCAtatgaaccctaattttgggttgaattactctctctctttccttaaAATTAGATTTCAAAGTCCTCACCTTTTGTCTTCCTCGTATCTCGCAGCCTCGTGGGCTTCCGACATTCCCAGCGATTATGCTCGAATCCGTGAGTTTCTAAGGTTGTTCTGTCTGAAAGActtttcctgtttttttttcttttccagttTCCTTTTAAAGTTGAAACCTTTAATAAAGCAGAGACTATTTTCTAGAATCTGGGTTCATTTGTTGTTTGCATATGGGATTGATTCAAATGATTCGGTTATGTTAGTTTTTTAAGCTAAATTTACCATTTTAACATTTGTCGGTatcaagttttgattttgattttatttgcagttttgtttgattgattgttatgctaatatttttttttgtgtataatAGGAAGACAAAGGGACATAAAAAAAGCAACTCTTTCAAGTTGAGTGTTGTGTGGGGATGGATCAAATAGTttcaggagaagaagaagaagagcttgGTGTTGACATTGAGGAAGGTGTTGGCTTCAATGAGACACAAGATATAACAACAACCAATCAAGAAGATGTTCTGGATCAGGTTTGGAGTGGGCGTTTGAGTTATGACCACCGGTCTGAAAACATTTCTGATGATGATGCTGATGATGGTCTGATAAACCCCTTGATGAGAGGAGATGGGAAgcagaggagagagagaagcaGCCAAAGTCTAGACCTTTCGGATAGAAAATTCGATAGCGTCAAGGTTAAGAAGACGAGGAAGCCTTCTTCCAAGCCTCCTAGACCTCCAAAAGGTCCTTTATTGACTGCAAACGACCAGAAGCTGATGAGGGAGATCGCGGAGCTCGCTATGAGGAAGCGTGCTAGGATTGAACGTATGAGAAGGATGAAAGCAGCAAAGTCTTCTTCTCCTTGCAGTAGCATTTTGGCTATGATAGTCACTGttatcttcttcgtcttccttaTCTTTCAAGGTACACAAAAACACACCATTTTTAAGCTTTGAAGAACTCAAAATCGCTATGTTAAAGACTCCGCAactaatagtaacaaaaacatattgatacatatgtatatattttaaagagtttttttttttactattaacTGCGGTGTGGTGCTGTTTCGTCTGTTACCATTCAAAGCCTAAGTTTGGTTTTCGAGTAGTGTCTATAACAGAACATACAAggttttaatatttgtgtaaTATTGGTTCTTCAGCAACTGCACACTACTCACCTTTCTTGTTCTAGCTTTGGAGATCTCTGGTTTATTAGGTATCTCTTTTTTGTTCTGTGTTATTAAGTGACCTAAGCTTCTGTTATCTCATTAGACTCTCTCAACTTCTCATTTTGCAGGGTTCTTTACAAGCAATGCAAGTTTGGGTTCAAGCAATTCTCCAGCACCAGACAATAACCGTATGGTCTCTGTTCAGTTCTACAATGAGTTTGCTCCTCGTGAGAGAATCGATCCCAGTCCAACTACGACATTCAGGTGAATATCCTTACTATTAGCCCCTAACGACCAGAGCAATGTCTTGGAACTGATGATGTTTCTGTGTAAAATTTCAGGTATAAGAGAGTCTCGGGTGCAGACAATGAAGAGAACACAAGAGAAGTTACCAGATGAGTTAGTTCTCTTGGGATTCTTGTAATGTAAAACCAAAAAGACAGtacttatgttttgttttattcttgACATCATTCTATTGTTCCTTTTGCTCTGTTCTTGTGCTCACACGTGTGCGTCTCTGcgtgtatatatatgttgttatgGATGAATCTCTAAACCTTCTTTGGGTTAGGCTTTGTACAGCAACTGAGTCTTATGACCTAAAATAATAATGCTGATGAAGTCATGATGGTTGATGGTAATGATGCCAGGCTTTGCATTGTTTGTTTCAGAGCTTTATAGGCGTCAATATCTCTGAGAAAAATTGAAGCAGATGATGATAATTGATGAAGCTAATAGTAAAACTTTGATGAAGCTTTCTTCATGGTGTGATATCATGCGAACAATTAAGAGGCTAGCTTAGTTTTTTGGTCATGGTGTATATATGTTTCATTTAGTCAAATCTCTTATGTAGCACAAAGAAAAGTTTTGTGATAAAATAACAccttaggaaaaaaaaacaccttTAGGAGAAAAATCTCCACACTAGTACTATTTAaagataaaatgataaaattactccaaatcttaatttttttatattttaactcCATCCCCTGAATACTTTATTCTAAACcttaattactaaaaatgaaggtattttaaaaataattaagttaATGTTATTTTGGGATTTTTCCATACtgtttttgaataaaaaatggtATAATATAACTGTAGAATATAAATTTGTAgcttatatataaaattgataattattgataaaaatataaataaatcatataaataaaaaaatcttctaAAAATCGTATATAGCTTTAACACATTTCGATTGTTGTTTTTTCGATTGATGCTGGAAGGACCAATGAATCAACTTAACATAATTTTGATTTGTTAGACTATCTCCAATGCTACACtaaattttttctatatttcactctaaaataaagtaattcTATTTGCTctaatggttcactctataatagagttactctataatagagtgaaatatagagtattcttattttttcactctatatttgaagtaaaaaaataagattactctatatttcactctattatagagtaactctattatagagtgaaccattggagcaaattcaactctataatagagctactctattttagtgtaaattatagaggaaaaaatagagtcccCTTGAAGATGCTCTTAATTCTACTCGTAAAacctttttcttaaaaaaatgcCATGTTCGAGTTTCAACAGCTACGGGAGAAGATTTAACAACCGATTTTGCCTTTCGCTAAAAAAATTATGAGTTTTGGCCcataattttaactaaaaaaaaacaaacttgaGTTAGATAACATATGCctgtgctttttttttttaatacaacaGAATATAATTAGTATTTATATCAATCTTAAGTTCATATAAAAGAGTAATGTACGTGCTTTTGATATCCAGTTTACGCGGATAGATCATGCACTAATATAAACTAGTTAAGGCGTATCTAAGCCAATTCATCTTCAACTTTATGCTTTCCCTTTTAAAAAGAGATCTTGCTTTCCGATGCCACCGTCCATGGTGCATGCTGCTCTAGTCAATTCTCTCCACTTCAAGATTGTATTAGAttaagtttcaaaaaagaagACTGTATTAGATTCATGCGAATATCCACCTCAGGATGCCAAATATGTGTCAGACTAGCTTGTGTATTCTTGTTAGTCACGGCCTTGACTCACAAAATTATGCAAGTGATGATGTtggattcttttttttatgCATTGACCCTTTTATATTGGATCTTGAAAGTCAATGGTTatctctttttataaatattttatgttttcttctGTTTTCGGTACTAATATACTATTCCATCCATTTCAAATTAAGTGttgttata is part of the Brassica rapa cultivar Chiifu-401-42 chromosome A09, CAAS_Brap_v3.01, whole genome shotgun sequence genome and harbors:
- the LOC103836790 gene encoding uncharacterized protein LOC103836790; amino-acid sequence: MDQIVSGEEEEELGVDIEEGVGFNETQDITTTNQEDVLDQVWSGRLSYDHRSENISDDDADDGLINPLMRGDGKQRRERSSQSLDLSDRKFDSVKVKKTRKPSSKPPRPPKGPLLTANDQKLMREIAELAMRKRARIERMRRMKAAKSSSPCSSILAMIVTVIFFVFLIFQGFFTSNASLGSSNSPAPDNNRMVSVQFYNEFAPRERIDPSPTTTFRYKRVSGADNEENTREVTR